A region from the Lolium perenne isolate Kyuss_39 chromosome 4, Kyuss_2.0, whole genome shotgun sequence genome encodes:
- the LOC127347137 gene encoding uncharacterized protein — MRASLGRAGLIGHIDDTNAAAPTNAEWAFADYTVLNVLHAAIDEDVADMVLSLYQTTRQLWLAVLELFSANKASKTIYLDFDFRQLVQGASSITEYCRSKKKIADALSENDSPVSDRALVLNTLCGLAPRFSSASTMISMTDPLPTFLRVRSMLLMEEMQ, encoded by the coding sequence ATGCGCGCCTCTCTCGGTCGCGCCGGGCTCATCGGCCACATCGACGACACTAATGCGGCCGCCCCCACCAACGCCGAGTGGGCCTTCGCGGACTACACCGTCCTCAACGTGCTGCATGCCGCCATCGACGAGGACGTCGCCGACATGGTCCTCTCCCTCTACCAGACTACGCGCCAGCTGTGGCTCGCCGTCCTCGAGCTCTTCTCCGCCAACAAGGCCAGCAAAACCATCTACCTCGACTTCGACTTTCGTCAGTTGGTCCAGGGTGCCTCCTCCATCACCGAGTACTGCCGGAGCAAGAAGAAGATCGCGGATGCCCTCTCCGAGAACGACTCCCCTGTGTCGGATCGCGCGCTCGTCCTCAACACTCTGTGCGGTCTCGCACCCCGCTTCTCCTCTGCGTCCACGATGATCTCCATGACGGACCCGCTGCCCACCTTCCTCCGCGTCCGGAGCATGCTCCTTATGGAGGAGATGCAGTAG